CGCCGGGCACCACCTTAGAACTTCTTGAATGAGACGGTTGGTGTACGGGAGCAGCGGTCGGTCTTCTAACTCCGGAAGCCGTGAAGTACCGATTATAGTGCCGATCTCTTCTTGTGCCCTCCGTTGTACATCTGGGTACAGCATCATTGCCATAACAAAGCCAAGGAAGGTGTTTGCCGTCTGGTAAGATTGTCAGTATAAATCTACCATCATTTCTCAAAATTACATACCGTTTCTGCCCCGCCTTTTATAAGACACCAGAGGTTTTAGAACTATCCCAAGATGCTCGCATAGACAAAACTCACCAAGGAATAATGTCATTGCAATTTTACTCACATAATCGTCAAGCTCTTCACCAGACAAACCAAGTTTTGCTCCTTCAGCTAGAAACGATACAATCATAGACGCTTCATCGGCGCCCGAATCCTGAACCCATTCGCTTACCCGTGCAATAGCATGTAGATATTATCAGGCAACTTACAACCCGAGCCTTGGTCCAATCAAATAAACCTTTAACTGTAGTTTCGTACTGTATCCGCCACTCCCTTGCCGTCTTTTTCCAGCCAGCACCTGGGAGCCATTCCGGAACGTAGCGAAGACTGGGAAATACATTAACCAAGAAATCTTTGAAATAAAAGAATCAAAACCGACTCTGGAGATCACCGTATATTAAATTTGCTCACTTGTAGGCATGGCTGCTCTTGACAGGTTTTCCACCAGTTGAAGGACTTCTTTGAGTATTGGGTCATTGAGATCGTGAAGATGATAACCATAAATGGTATACATTAGTGTATTAGCCAAGGTCCTATAATATATATAGGTTAATGGTCAACCGTCAATTATGTTCCTAGGAGACTAAATTACCTAAAGAACTCTTGGTACAACTCTTCAGACGAATCTACCTGTTCGGTAATTGACATCAATCGCTGTAGTAATAGCCGCGCTTCGCGTTCTTGAGACTCATGGAAGGATTTGCTAGCCTGCTTATTCAGCTGTGGGTGCATCAAGCGGCGGCTCTTCTTCCAGCGCTCGTTATAGCCCAAAAGACTTATGAGCTCCGAGAAGTTGACCCTATTTATCGATGCTCAGGCACAATATACGTAGATTAAGAGTTACTCACAATGTTGGTTCGGTTACCATAGGGGGGCATGAGCGGTCGGAGTAAATCGACGATCTATTGTGCAGGAGGTTGATTGCGTGGTCTCTGGAGTTAAGTACGACTATAGTTTTTCCGAGAACCGTAAGGGAGAATATGTCCGCTTTTTATTGTCAGCGTTACTATTTGGATGGTATTCTACCTCCAATTGTGACATACTGTTGAGCTGCTTCCCTAATTCAATAAATCCGATGTGTTCGTTACTCTGTGGCATTGAGAGCAGATGACCTATCAGCGGATACCATTTTGGGCTTGTTGGCAGAGATATCCTTGTCGAGGTTAGACGGAGCGACAACTGGGTTACAAATCCAATACCGCAAGCAGCACCGAGGGCGATGAGAACATTGTTGGAGTCTAGCATGAGGCTCTAAGCGGGCAGAGATCACTTCCAGGCTATGAGCTTGCGTGAGCGTGCCTTTTCTACCGGAGTGGTTTGCGCAAGCGTTTCCTTAGATAGACCCGGGGAACCACAGAGTCGGGTGTTGGAGCCCCTACTGGGCGCAGGCCAAAGTAGTTTAAGTTGTGTAATTGAGTAGAAATGTTGTGCACGTGGTTGTTGTTAATTTGGAGAATTCCGGCGGACTCGATCATCCTGAGCTTAGGCTTACTTGCCGCCCAAAGGTTTATAAATATCCATCCTCATTGGAATTGATGGTGTTAGAAAAGAGGTACGCTGTTTTCCACATGGTGCGCGAAATTATAATCTTGCAGAATTTACACTACATTGTTCATTAATAATAAAAAGAACTAAAACAATTGCTCTCTTAGTTACCTCCATTTGGTTTGTTCTGTCTCTAACTGCTTCGCGGATGCACCCGGGAGAAAGGATTTCAAATTATAACTGTAAGCCAATGGTCTCAAAGCCACGTACTATGAGGATAATCGATCCGAGTAAGAGAGGTTATCTTTAATTAAGACACCGTGGTCTCAGGGTAAAATGGTACCAATCCACTTTATAGGTAATTACTGGAATCTGAGATCAACAGCAGGTTATGGGATCCAATACTTGGGTTATCGCCTCTCGTGCTAGATCGAAACCTAAAAGGACGGCCAATAGGCGACAAGAGCAATGGGAACATTGTTACAATACACTGGTATCTCTCCAGATGACCTAACTtacacggtggaccccaaaagtgcggattttctgaacgtgaaaaatcgcgcgttatatgcggagtgttggcaaaatccgaccagtttttctatgaatccgcatcctcaactcacccctgtgtctCATCGAGGTACGGATTCTgcgattttaggtgcggatgtctggcaaaatctggacgtcatgcggattttccgtacttttggggttcaccgtgttAGCTCGGAGTCCCAATACCTCCAATGATAAGTATCGGCCCAACCGACGCAAGGGGCTACATGTAGGTGGCACAATGCTTGTGTAGGGCTCAATAACACAACCCTTATACACGCCGATGCGATAGGTAATAGTAAAGTATGAGCGCTCATTGATTGATGGAGATTCTTGTATGCATCAGTAGCTTCGAGGCGAAGGCATTTCTTAGGATTTTGGGCTTTTTGTCTAGGTTTCGGATAGTTAGTTCACAATCTTGAATCACGTCAAAATCGTAAATGAAGATGTATTGTTTAAGTGCTTAATTCCCAGCTGAGTCTACATGCATTTGAGTAATAGTAAGAGGATAGTCCCAGTATTAATATTCTAAAAACCTATACGTTGTTGTTAAGATGCTGGTAAGAGATTGGGCTAATGAATGAGTAAACACGCTACAGGTGTCACCCAGGTGAACGGCGATGTACCAAAAAAAAGGTGCAAGAACAGCCGCTTAGGTTTGTTTGGACAAATGTAGTAAGCGAGAGTGTGTACCAGAGCCTCGGAGTCTGCGGAGAAGCACAAACCGGGGCTGATCATGAGTTGTGTTACAAATATGGGCTCGTTACGCAGTAGCTTCCTACACGTAACTACTCCTTGTTGATACTTCCTCACCGTGTGCCGCTGCCTGCCAGAGCACGGCACATCTCTATGTGGCTACCCACCGACGCTTGGGCTACTACTCATGCGATTGGTCGTATAGTCTTCCAAGCTCTCCGCGTCTCCCTCACACACACTTACGTGCTCTGCTTCATTTCTTGTTCAATATCTAATAATTCTCTTCCTTGCCCTTCAGACTCTTAGCCATTTTTTACGGGCACCTGCAGACCCTCTCGTCTGAGTACACCCTCCCACAAAACCGGTTGTATATGTCGCGCGTGGCATTATTGCAACTTTTGGTTAACAACTATGGCAAGATTTTAACACACAAATTGGACGTTTTGCGACCTAGCCGGAGCACTGTAAGGGTTACGCGATCACTGTAGGTCTAGCTCGGGTATATGCGTTACCCTTACGATACACCATCACCCCTCTTAGCGTCACATTCGTACCTGGTGCTTTGTTCAGACTGATTATTAACTATATACAttcatttggtttcttctgtttACGCATGTATCGACCCGGGCacccttataaggtcccgggtTGCGACCCACTCTCCTTGTCTTTACTCTTGTCATCAATATTGTAGAAATACGAATTCGATTTCGGTGTAAAACTAGTAGATTAGAATACAAGTAATGACtgagtaaatacaagagtgGGATGAGATGAGTATTTGGGGCTTGAACAAGGCCCTTTTATACTCTACAGGTATGACTTACGCGTACGCTTGCGCGTACTGCGCATACATTGGATGAGTCACCcacttgactcgattacagaACATTAGATTACATTCTGTTACATCCTGCGTCTTTCTACATGTCCGGTCTCGTACACACCGAGTGCCGCGGCACGCCTTTACGTATCGTTTTTGATCCTCCCATCGCCTCGTGAGCTCATGAGAGCTGGTGTGGgccaccctcgctgcttcgcagccgcggggATTCCTTGGCCTTCACCGCTCTGGGTCTTGTGGCCGACGAAGATGAGCAGGTAGAGAATAAGCTCCTATTATATTACCTTTTTCATGAGGATAGGAATGGGTATATGCCCTAGACTGACTGAGTTTAATGGGTTATTTGCCCTCTTGAGAATGATTGTTCAATAATCGTACTTTGGGCTTTACATGTTGCGTATATTCACATTTCTGCGTGTAGATAAATGCTAACACTTCCGCATCTTAACTTGCTGAGTATGCCATTAGGCTCATGCTCCCCCATGAACCAAACGGGCGTGCTGCACGGAGCGTACCTCCAGCTTTACCCGAAATTCATCGGGGTGGCTTTCGTAGCCTGTGTCAATCCATCTGTTCAAACTATCGGCGCTGTTTGAATACTCACAAAAGCAATGCATTCTTGCTTGAAAGCTTAGGAACAATATCTTCTCCGTTGGCGTCCTTGCCTGCATGGATGCTGAATGCAGATAGGAGGGATGCGATCACAATAAACAGCGATGACTCAGCAAAGTGAACTCCGGGACACTCCCTTGATTAGTTTAGCTTCAGTTCCGGCCACTAATTTGTGGACATAACTTGTACTAACCTACGACCAAAGCCAAACGCAGGACATGGTGGCACCAAGGGATCTAAGAACCGATCTGGATTGAACTCTTCTGGGTTCTTGTAGACCTTTTGATCACGACTCATTGCCCTGCGTCATCAGTAAACTTAAATATATAACTGCCACACAACGATAATGAACATATACCATGTATTCCCTATACTTTATTGATATGAGTACCATAAAATAGAATAAAAATACAAGGGGCTTACACCATTGCGCCCTTAGGGATCCGGAATCCCTGGTAGATGTCTTCGCTGGTAGTGGCATGTGGGATGCCTGCCAATCTCAGTTAGGATTCTCCAATAGGACAAAAATAGAAAATACCAAGTGGTAAAGCCGGGCACCACCTTAGAACCTCTTGAATAAGACGGTCGGTGTACGGGAGCAAGAGTCGATCTTCTAACACTGGAAGCCGTGAAGTACCTAGTATAGCGTCGATCTCTTCCTGAGCTTTTCGTTGCGAATCTGGATACAGTACCATTGCCACGACAAAGCAAAGGAAGGTGTTTGATGTCTGATAATATTACTGCTATCAATACCTATCTGTAAGTCTTTCTTGACACTGTATACCGTTTCTGCTCCACCTTCCGTGAGATGTTAGAAGTATTCCGAGAGTTATACATGGATAAGCCCTACCGAGGAATAATGTCACTGCAACTTTTCCCACATAATCGTTGAGTTCTTCACCGGACAACCCGAGTTTTTCTCCCTCAGTCAGAAACGATAGGACCATAGGCGGCTCATCGGCACCCGAATCCTAAACCCGTTTTTTTACACACGGAATCTATGTGTATCATAAGCCAACTTACAATCCGAGATTTTGTCCAATTGAATAAACCCTTGACTGTGTCCTCGTACTGTATCCGCCACTCGCGGGCGGTCTTCTTCCAGCCAGCGCCTGGGAACCATTCTGGAACATACAGAAGGCTAGGGAAGACGTTAACTAAGAAATCTTGAAGTCACAGCCGAAATCAATTCCGCTGGCCAGTCAGTCCGAGGGAGAGGTCACTCACTTGTAGGCATGCATGCTGTTGATAAATTCTCCACCATTCGGAGAACTTCTTTGAGTATTGGGTCATCGAGGTCACGAACGCGGTACCCATAAATGGAGGACATCAGTGTCCCAGACAAGGTCCTACGATATATGTTAACTGTGCTTTGTCGGCCTTGTTTCTGAGAAAATTAATTACCTAAAGAACTCCTGATACAGCTTTTCAGATGAGTCTAATTGCTCGACCGTTGATATTAATCGTTGTAACAATAAACGTGCTTCGCGCTCCTGAGACTCATGAAAAGAGCCACCAGTCTGCTTGTTTAATTGGATGTGCATCAAGCGGCGACCCTTTCTCCAACGCTCGTTGTAGCCCACAAAAGATGTTAAATCTGCGCAGTTGACTCTTTTTGGCGATGTCCACCACCAATTACATCAACACGCCCGGCCTAGATTCGGTATCACTCACAGCGATGGTTCGGTCATCATAAGGGGACATGCGCGATCAGAGTAAACTGAAGATCTATTCTGCAGGAGGTTAATTGCGTCGTCTCTAGAATTAAGTACGACTGTAGTCTTTCCAAGAACAGTAAGGGAGAACATGTCCGCTTTGTATCAATATCGTCATATGAGCGTTATGGTCTGGATGGTGTTCTGCGTTCGATTGTAACGTACTGTTGAGCTTCTTTCCTAGTTCAATAAATTTGACGTGCCCATTGCTCTGTGGCATCGATAAGAGGTGACCTATTAATGGGTATGATCGAGGGCTTCTCGGAAGAGGTACTCTTGTCGAAGTTAGATTGGACAATAGATGAATTACCAGCCCGATACCGCAAGCGGCACCGAGTGCAGTGAACACACTGTTGGAGTCCAGCATAAGATTCTAAGCGGGCAGAGGTGGCATCACTTTCAGACGCCGCGTGTGCATGTTATATATATTAGAGTGATTGGCCGAAATCCTTTAAGGTGCATCTGTGAAACCAGCTGGATATTGAATTTCATAAGAGCAAGGCAAACTAGATTCCGATGCATAATCTAGCGAAAATCTCATAAATTTAGCCACATGATTCCTTATTGATTCATCAAATTCTGGCGCATCTGATCGTTCTAGGCTTACTCATTGTTTTAAATGCTAACGGGAACACATCCTCGGTGGATCTGGTATCGTCAATGAATTAAATTCTACTCCTGATTGTAATCACTGGTGCCTGGTACATAGGGAATACAATATATCGGGGCAAGGAGGAGACATCCTCGAATAAAGAGCCATGATAGAGCAATATACAGTACCTTCCTCAGCTTTCCTGTAAGATCTAAAGCTAAGCTAGTCTAAGCTGGACAATGACAAAGTATGGATGACGTCAATGCTCATTAATAACCGATTACTCCTTTTTGTAGTCGGAAGGTTCAGTTTATCTTAGCTTGGGCTTTAGCCGTTACGGAAGGCTCTATCTGGAGTATATCTAGCATGCATGTAGTGGCTGAATATTAGTACCTTAAATGACTATGTGTTGTCAAATAACCGAGTGTATGTCGCCCAGGCCAACGGTGACAAAAATACACTTGGAAGCATTAAGCTTTGGTAGTATAGCATAGAAGGCAGGTTCGACTAACATACGCGGTGAGATTAGTCGAGTTACTCATTTAGGTAGATGAGTTGTGATCGCCGTCCGAAGGTTATCAATATTTGAAATTAAATTTGACTGCGTTTGGCTCAAGCAGATCTCTCGGCCACCACACCATGTCAACTTGAGTATTGTTCATGGTTCCCTGTGATATCAGCGCAATTTAACTGCCTGCCGCAAATACGATGCTATCTCGACATTTGGCTGTCTCTCCTATCCGGAATAACTTGATCCACACTTCGGCGTCCACGGCTGCTCGCCCGACATATGGACTTGGTAGGAAAGGCCAACGTAAGTTCGTGTCCCAACAAGAAATCAAAAATTTACTCGTGCCTTTACTCATATACATATCAGGTTTCGTTCCCGCTCGTGCACGATTGGCAGAACCTGACCAAACGCATGCCAAGACCCAAAAGCCTCGCGAACGTGAGCGGCAGCGGCAATTAATCATACCACTCCCCGATTCAGAACACAGGGACATCGACCCTGGTGATATTGAACCCCTGTCGCAAACAACCTCGAGTCGATTTACGACTCCACCGCTTCTGCCTGGCATAGTTTCGCAAATTCATGAACTTCTCGGAACCAAGGCCAAACCTACTCCTGTGCAAAATATTTCTCTGTCTCACTTTTTCCGTAACGACAAGACGACCGATGCGAATACGAATGGGACTTTGCTGGCGGCCGAAACAGGGTCCGGCAAGAGTCTTGCGTATCTCCTACCACTCGTCCAGGCTTTGAAAACTAGCGAATCATCCGCGAGGGAGCCCAGTGCTAGTGACTTGGCTTCTCCCAGAGCTCTCATCCTCGTACCAA
The nucleotide sequence above comes from Rhizoctonia solani chromosome 3, complete sequence. Encoded proteins:
- a CDS encoding cytochrome P450 family protein → MLDSNNVLIALGAACGIGFVTQLSLRLTSTRISLPTSPKWYPLIGHLLSMPQSNEHIGFIELGKQLNTDIFSLTVLGKTIVVLNSRDHAINLLHNRSSIYSDRSCPPMVTEPTLVNFSELISLLGYNERWKKSRRLMHPQLNKQASKSFHESQEREARLLLQRLMSITEQVDSSEELYQEFFRTLANTLMYTIYGYHLHDLNDPILKEVLQLVENLSRAAMPTNFLVNVFPSLRYVPEWLPGAGWKKTAREWRIQYETTVKGLFDWTKARVDSGADEASMIVSFLAEGAKLGLSGEELDDYVSKIAMTLFLGGAETTANTFLGFVMAMMLYPDVQRRAQEEIGTIIGTSRLPELEDRPLLPYTNRLIQEVLRWCPAVPIGVPHATTNEDIYQGFRIPKGAMVIGNIWAMSRDEKIYKSPEEFNPDRFLDPLVPPCPVFGFGRRECPGVHFADSSLFIVIASILSAFNICVPKNADGEDVVPKLESENTIVFHPNEFRVKVELRAARSFDSHGGMNPVI
- a CDS encoding cytochrome P450 family protein → MPQSNGHVKFIELGKKLNTDMFSLTVLGKTTVVLNSRDDAINLLQNRSSVYSDRACPLMMTEPSLVNCADLTSFVGYNERWRKGRRLMHIQLNKQTGGSFHESQEREARLLLQRLISTVEQLDSSEKLYQEFFRTLSGTLMSSIYGYRVRDLDDPILKEVLRMVENLSTACMPTINVFPSLLYVPEWFPGAGWKKTAREWRIQYEDTVKGLFNWTKSRIDSGADEPPMVLSFLTEGEKLGLSGEELNDYVGKVAVTLFLGGAETTSNTFLCFVVAMVLYPDSQRKAQEEIDAILGTSRLPVLEDRLLLPYTDRLIQEVLRWCPALPLGIPHATTSEDIYQGFRIPKGAMVIGNTWAMSRDQKVYKNPEEFNPDRFLDPLVPPCPAFGFGRRECPGVHFAESSLFIVIASLLSAFSIHAGKDANGEDIVPKLSSKNALLFHPDEFRVKLEVRSVQHARLVHGGA